A stretch of Amycolatopsis balhimycina FH 1894 DNA encodes these proteins:
- the pyrR gene encoding bifunctional pyr operon transcriptional regulator/uracil phosphoribosyltransferase PyrR yields the protein MSSRPRGAAGSAGERELLSAGDVARTIARMAHQVIEKTANGAESTTPPVLLGIPSRGTPLAVRLAGKIGEFSGVRPPAGALDVTLYRDDLRRRPPRALEQTQLPADGIDDRVVILVDDVLFSGRTIRAALDALRDHGRPRAVQLAVLVDRGHRELPIRADYVGKNVPTARAEDVVVLLAEIDGRDAVLLRAAEAAETPGEDS from the coding sequence TTGTCGTCACGTCCGCGTGGCGCGGCTGGTTCGGCCGGGGAGCGCGAGCTCCTGTCGGCCGGCGATGTCGCGCGCACGATCGCCCGAATGGCCCATCAGGTCATCGAAAAGACCGCGAACGGTGCGGAGAGCACTACCCCGCCCGTGTTGCTCGGCATCCCGTCCCGGGGCACGCCCCTCGCGGTCCGTCTCGCCGGCAAGATCGGTGAGTTCTCCGGGGTCCGCCCGCCGGCCGGCGCCCTCGACGTCACCCTCTACCGGGACGACCTCCGCCGCCGCCCGCCGCGCGCGCTCGAACAGACGCAGCTGCCCGCCGACGGCATCGACGACCGGGTGGTGATCCTGGTCGACGACGTGCTCTTCTCCGGCCGGACGATCCGGGCCGCGCTCGATGCCCTCCGTGATCACGGCCGCCCCCGCGCGGTGCAGCTGGCCGTGCTGGTCGACCGCGGTCACCGCGAGCTGCCGATCCGCGCCGACTACGTGGGCAAGAACGTGCCGACCGCCCGTGCCGAGGACGTGGTCGTCCTGCTGGCCGAGATCGACGGCCGCGACGCGGTCCTGCTGCGGGCCGCGGAAGCCGCCGAAACGCCTGGAGAGGACTCGTGA